The Bacteroidia bacterium genomic interval CGGCTATATCAGGGACCAAACCTATGGTGGACCATTCAGTCCTAAAAAGCGTGTATTCAAAGTAGCAGAGCAAAATACCAACTCTATCAGTGGACACTCTTGGGGTGCCAATGGTGCTACAGCTATCAACTACAACATCATCCGTTATGCTGATGTTCTTCTGATGGCTGCTGAGTGTGAAATCGAAGGTGGTAATTCTACCAGAGGTATGGAGCTTATCAACGAAGTTAGAAGCCGTGTTAAGGATAATCCTGACACTTGGGTGAAAAACGGAGGTAATGATGCAGCTACCTATGAAATCGAACTTTATGATACTGGACTTTCTCAGGCTGACGCAAGAGCAGCTTTGAGATTCGAAAGAAGACTTGAGTTCGCTATGGAAGGTCATCGTATGTTTGACCTCAACCGTTGGGGAACTTCTGTAGAAGTAATGAATGCATACTATTCGAAAGAAAGTGAAGCGGGTAAGCGTGCTTACCTAATTGGAGCTTCTTTCGGTGCAAACAGAGTTCTCAATCCTATCCCGCAGCAAGCGATCGATAGAAGTGTTGGAACACTGACACAAAATCCTGGATACTAGATGATTAGTTTCCTTATATAAAAAACTCAGGCTTTTCATTAAGCCTGAGTTTTTTTAATCTCCTTTTGAGAATATAAGAATCGATTGCATTTTTTGCTCTTTATTCAAGCAATACACCAATTTGAAGTATACCTATATTCTTTTTATTCTTTTTCTGGGACTGAATTCCTGTTCAGGTCCTGAATCTGAACCCCTTTTCCGCCTGGTTCCGATTGAAAAGTCCAATGTTGACTTCATCAATCAAATCCAGGAAACAGAGGAGTTCAATATCCTCACAGACGAATTCATGTACAATGGGGGTGGAATTGGCGTTGGAGATTTTAACCTTGACGGCCTCTATGACCTTTATTTTACCGGCAATCAGGTACCCAATCGTCTGTACCTGAATGAAGGATATATGAAATTCAGAGATATAACTGAGGAAGCAGGCGTTGGCGCTGCAGACATCTGGTCCTCCGGAGTCTCTATAGTCGATATCAACAATGACAGACTTCCGGATATCTATGTATCTGCGACCTTCAAGGACGATAAAGAAGAGCGTGTCAACAAACTCTACATCAACGAAGGCAGAAATGCCAATGGCGTACCAACTTTTTCTGACAAAGCCATCGAATTTGGCTTGGCAGATACCTCCTACAATACACATTCCTATTTCTTTGACTATGATATGGATGGGGACCTGGACGTCTTCCTCCTGAATGACAAACTCTTTAGCCCAAGAAGCACAACCGATCTAAACCTCCTCATGGAAGGAGGCGAAGCAACCATAGACAAACTCTACAGAAATAATGGAGATAATACCTTTACGGACATCTCTACAGAAGCGGGAATCACAGAAGCCGGTTTTGGACTCGGAGCAGCAATATTCGATGCAAATGGAGATGGCTTCTTCGATATTTATGTCTCCAATGACTTTATTTCCAATGACCTTCTCTACATAAACCAAAGAGATGGCAGCTTTAAAAATCAAATAGAAGATTACTTCAAGCATCATAGCTTTTCTTCCATGGGCATAGATGCCACGGACCTCAATGGAGATGGAAAAAGTGATCTCATGACCCTGGATATGCTCCCGGAAAATCGAGAACGGGTAAAAAGAACCTATGCCTTTCAGAAATTCCAGTTCTACGATCTGATGGAGCAAACAGGCTATCTCATGCAATACAATCGCAATAGCTTCCAGATGAGCAATTCAGAGGGAAGGTATAGTGAAGTTTCAGAGATGCTGGGCGTGGATGCCAGCGAATGGAGTTGGAGTGTCCTTTTTGCTGACCTGGACAATGATGGACATAAAGATCTGGCGATCAGCAATGGCTACCCCCGTGACATCACGGATATGGATTTCACAGATTACAATTCCAGCGTCAATAGCATGATGACAAAAAAGGAAGATTTGCTAAATCAAATCCCCATCGTCAAAGTGCCCAACTACTTCTTTAAAAATGATGGAGAAAATTCATTTATAGATAAAAGCGAAGCCTGGGGAATATCAACTCCCAGTTTTTCTAATGGCTCTGTTGTTGCTGATTTGGATAATGATGGTGACCTGGATTATGTGGTAAATAATATCAATGATCCGGCACAGATTTACGAAAATCGATCCAATACGAAAAAGCTAGGGCATTCACTCCGTCTATATTTTTCCGGAGAAGAAGGAAACCGGGATGCTATAGGAACACAAGTAAAAGTGTATTACGATGGGAAAATGGTTTCAGGAAACTTACTTCCTCAAAGGGGATATTTATCCTCTATCGAACCTAGTTTGCATTTCGGATTGGGAGAGGTAAAAACCATAGATAGTATTTTCATTCGTTGGCCGGAAGGAGAACTTTCTTTAGTCAAAGAAGTGGATGTTTCGGATAATAAAGAATTGAGGCTGGACAAGATGCGAATGAATCGTTTTCTCCGAAACTGGCCAAGCAAAGAAAAATCATGGTTTACCTCCAAAAAACTCAGAGGCCTGAATTTTGATCATCAGGAAGTCAATTTCTATGACTACAATTTTCAGGGGCTTCTACAGCGCCTGCATA includes:
- a CDS encoding VCBS repeat-containing protein is translated as MKYTYILFILFLGLNSCSGPESEPLFRLVPIEKSNVDFINQIQETEEFNILTDEFMYNGGGIGVGDFNLDGLYDLYFTGNQVPNRLYLNEGYMKFRDITEEAGVGAADIWSSGVSIVDINNDRLPDIYVSATFKDDKEERVNKLYINEGRNANGVPTFSDKAIEFGLADTSYNTHSYFFDYDMDGDLDVFLLNDKLFSPRSTTDLNLLMEGGEATIDKLYRNNGDNTFTDISTEAGITEAGFGLGAAIFDANGDGFFDIYVSNDFISNDLLYINQRDGSFKNQIEDYFKHHSFSSMGIDATDLNGDGKSDLMTLDMLPENRERVKRTYAFQKFQFYDLMEQTGYLMQYNRNSFQMSNSEGRYSEVSEMLGVDASEWSWSVLFADLDNDGHKDLAISNGYPRDITDMDFTDYNSSVNSMMTKKEDLLNQIPIVKVPNYFFKNDGENSFIDKSEAWGISTPSFSNGSVVADLDNDGDLDYVVNNINDPAQIYENRSNTKKLGHSLRLYFSGEEGNRDAIGTQVKVYYDGKMVSGNLLPQRGYLSSIEPSLHFGLGEVKTIDSIFIRWPEGELSLVKEVDVSDNKELRLDKMRMNRFLRNWPSKEKSWFTSKKLRGLNFDHQEVNFYDYNFQGLLQRLHSREGPSMAVGDIDGNGWEDLIIGNGSRASTKIFKAQANGSFREDSLTDVRTSEDQGLLLFDADGDGDLDLYVGTGSTEFRKGSKFFHDKFYLNDGKGNFSLSQESIPQIPISTASVTAADYDNDGDLDIFLAGRIDPQNYPHATNSYLLENEGGQFRQVNEGKAPILNDLGMVSQGLWTDVNQDGWIDLILVGEWMPLSILINQKGSFNDKTEIPQSSGWWNSISGADLDNDGDIDYILGNQGLNNKVQTSLEHPLLIYAEDFDENGSVDPIIAEYQEGDYYPVHLKMDLTRQLVELRKRYSKYQDFASARMEDIFPPEKLKESKTYKAETFESAILWNHEGDFHLQSLPKEAQVSPIYNSFSWDIDQDGDLDIMLQGNRYGTEVFQGRQDASNGLVLFNEGNKEFVYKGNKGFVVDADARSMVSMHTKSGLYLLSGVNDQKPLIYALPNQESLKEIIPEAGDIALLIHYKDGRKQRQEIYHGSGFLSQSSTKFLLNPEWVKEVEIIGKKGSTRKVSLSEN